In Pyrus communis chromosome 15, drPyrComm1.1, whole genome shotgun sequence, the genomic stretch AATTATTTATGGAGagtttttgaatttctttttatcATATGATACAAGGGTTGACGTAAacgtcatctctctctctctgttacATATTGGTCGTGTGAATGACTACCTTGTATTTCAATCTAAGCAAGGGCTGAGGTTTTTTCAATGGGGCTTCGCTTTCAAGCTTACTTTTTTCATCTACTTTTTACTGTTTTGCTTTTGTCTTTCGATGAGTATGAGTATATGCTTCTGTCTCTCTCTGGACAATTTGTGTTTACCACACGATTCATGATGACGAGGAAGAAAGTGAAATATGGCAAACGTGTAATCGACGATAGTGGGTAAATGATTGAATGAGTAtgtttattaacgtttaaataataattcaattatcaatttttatatcatttagtttataaaattttgtctacaaatttagtcttcctaacattataTGTTGTTATATCCTATATTCTATTCACTTAGGCTTTTGGGTCAACAGATTTGGACTAAATAATGTATATTCGATTCACTAAGTTGGATAGAAGGgtgttatttttctttcgaATCCTCGTTTTtgtagttttattattttaacacaattttaaaagatgtggGCATTGGGCTTAAAAATTGAGTACCAACCACATGGAATAGACTGACCATCCgtttttggtttaaaaataaaacataaattcaatacttttcaAACTTAATGATAACTCGTAATGAATTaactaaataatttaaaataatgcTACACTTACAATCTAAACAAACCGTATTTGGCTCAACTCCAATCTCCCAAAGCCAACTCGCTCATTTGCTCTTCAgacaaggagaaattttttattgtaacggAAATATAAGTAGTATACCACTTGTTTTAATATAAGTAGTgagcaattttattttttaagttattaactttttagcacacatatttcactatttgtataataacacataaTCTACCACCCATTGTACCGgccacactgaaaaatctcttcccGACAAAGTCCCTCCGCTCCCGAATAACACGTACACAACCGAACCGGCCGGCTGCTTGTTTAGCCACGTCAGCAACTTAGACAATTCCAATGCTGACGTCACCGGTTCATCTTATTTGGTCAACTGTCCAATCGGATAAACCGGCGGCGATGACAGGGCCAATTctaattctttcttttttcttgctaTGCAACGTTCATGCATGTAACAATttccattatttttctttacctaattattttgattttgaaatatatatatatatatatatatatatatatataaattttagtGGCTCTGTTATGAACCCAACTTCTCTCTATTTAGATTTGGGTTTTTTCGTTCGTTTTTATATGTTTGCAGGTTGTGTTTGGCATTTGATTTGGGAAGGGAGACgatatttcttcatttcttataAGCATTTCAGTCTCCCTCTGACCACCATTGTGCTATTCACCAGCTGCAGGAATTGAACTTAGGATGTGCCGTGTAGACTAGAATGATGTGTACATATTCATTGTACTTATACTATGTAACATTTGTATCTAATCAGTTGATGTGTGAAACTTAATTATTACTTTGCTGATAATACTTCTTGTTTCTCCATCTGGGTTGGTGAGGGTATTAATTTATGaatcataaatatattttcaaagaaatgaaaaaaaattataaatatagtTAACTttgaaaatgagagaatatatATCATACAATTAATTGTAGAATGGAAAtcgtttttaaattaaaataattcacAAAGTGCAATAATGACAAATGCAAATAACAATGCATacttaaaacttaaattaaggGGCTTAATAATCGTCCTTAAAACTTGTAACATCCGCGCCTAATGTTTGTTAAACAATTTAAATTAATGGCCTTAATAATCGTCCTTAAAACTTTTAACATCTGCACCTAATGTTTGTTAAGCATCAAACTTGTCTACGTGGCATAATAACTAGTAGGGTTGGACATATGTACCTGTTTGTccctatttttaattaataaatacaaTTTTTTGGTCTACTTGCTCTTAATTTTGTCGCGTCCCGCAATGGGACAAAAATTCGCCGGTGACGGATGCCGTAGGATCGCCACCTGACTGGTCCGGGATGTGACCACAACTCCTACTCCACTGTCCTCTCAGAGAACCCTTCCGGCAAATAGGGCTTCGGATCGTTCAAATCCCCTCCAACATTGAAAAACGCTGCCCACTCGCCCGCGTTGGTCGGCTTTCGCACCAACCATATGTACCTCTGCTGATTTAGCTCCAGCCCACACGCGTTGCTCCGCCGTCATCGTCCCGCCGCTGCCCAGAGCGATGAAAATGACCGAGTCTGGAGGCTGCTGGTCTAGCCAGGCCAAGCATTCAGAGTTAACTTTGGTCAACAGTTCGTCCTCTTTAATCAACGGTTCAACGCAGTGAAGTGGGATTGGGATGAGCTTATAAAAGGGGTCTTCTCTAATAAGAATGACGCAGAGGCGGTggagggggtggggggggggcgCATTTCTGGGTGAACGAGGGCGGACACTTAGGCAGGAGGGAGGTCGAAGACGCGGAGGCCGGACCGGAGGGGAGGGTTGGGGAGTGGAGGAGGGTGGTTGCGGTGGAAGCTTCGGTGGTGAAGTCGAGGAAGCTGACGTGAAAGCCGTGGTGGAGGACCAGACGCTTCGGGAGCTTGAGGAGTGGGATCGTGTGGGACGGCAACGTGATGGAGATTCATGGTTTCTGCCGATTCTACAGCCATATATGGTGGTTTATAAGATGAAAGCACACTGAAAGTTTATCTTCATCTTGCTATAGTGGTGTGTGGGacgtgtgtgtgtgggtgtgtgtgtgtgtgtgtgtgtatctgtATATTAGGATTAATTTATTGGAAAAAATCAGATATAGAGGGATCACTTTTTTGTGCGTATaattttgcatgcatgcatgcattattTGCATACATGGTACTGGTGTCCAAGCATTGAAGTTATAAATGTGTTTAGCAGTCTGTAGTGTTAATTTGGTTCGTCTAACCAACCCCAGTAGAAAAGTATACAGTAAACAACATGATCAGATCTATATATTATTACATACGTACAACAATACAtaaagggtggtgctatcttcacaccattttttacctttcacaACTCCTCTTAATTTCGGCTATCGATTGTAATGAACTGAAGATCAAATGATATAAATTTATAGAATATGTGTAGAAAGTaaaaaagtgtagaaaatatcaCCCTACATAAACTGAAAAATGTCAAGGGGAattatttgttttgctttgacAGAACATATTCTACGTTGCAACAAAACGAGACTTATGTGACGATGTTTTATGCAATGACACCCAAAAAATTGTCACAATAATTGTCAAAATTAACTGGCCATATTGCAATTTGTAATTATTTACAAATATGTGTGGAAAATATAAGAGACACCATATAATGTGGACATGCATGTTATGTGAATGATTTGtatattaatttatatgttAGTTATATATAACAATTTTACTCATACGCATTACTTGTCATGTCAAATTACACGTGATCTTCATACTAGTTTGTGAATGAATGCATAAGACATTAATCATGTTCAAGTTTCAACTATAGTTCCCCTTGCTATGCCTCCTCTCTGGGAGAAAGACTAAATTGGTGAAAATTGTTCAATCATGCCATATTACTTGTCTTGTTTCCCAACTCTCACACTTCTGCAGCAACGCCGGAACTTTGCCTATCCCTACCAAATATTGCACATGCAGTTACTCTTTCATCGACCCTCACATTATTTTGAGTCGCACCTATTTAATAGAGGTAGGGCTTTACAAacacaattaatttatttttttaattagagaggtGCTACAAATgcgatacaaaataaaatatgatatatttaatctaaatatatatatatatatatatagagagagagagagagagagagagagagagagagagagagagagagagagagaagcacgCACAAAAGCTTCAGGTTATTCACTAAGTCATATCGTCGATTACTTGGTGGGCTTGTTGTCGTTAGCCAAATTATGTTACGTACATGTCAACAAATATCGATACATGCTGTATTGATCTAATGAATGATATAGAGAAAGAATTTAAGAATTTGTTGAGTGTTGTCGATACAACCTGTCAAGATATGCCTAACATGCATTACATCAAACAGTTAGTAGGCACAAAAAGGATCTATATCAACATTCGGAAGATCTTTAAAATACCTTCACATATACATTCCTCGATCTCGTGGGCCTTTTATCCCCATGGATTTACAATTAGAGTTTTCAAAGTCATGCAACTTAATAGTAGATATTTGATAACTCCATATTAGCAGCGCAGAGGCCCAGACCGGCCCAAGTGAAGAGGCCCAGTGGGACCAAGTCATACAGCCGACTAGCCGTTGGTTACCCACTGAGTTTGCACTTTGGATACTTTTACTCAACGGTAAGGAACCCCTTTCCCCGCCACGTCACCATATAAAACGCACAAAACGTAACCCGTTTCACAATTTACATGCATAACGTTTACCAACTGAATGCGACTGGCGGCCTAAAGCGTCGGTTGTTCCTCCAACCGCCACTTCCGGCTTCCCGGTTTGCAGCTTGCTGGTAGTTTGCTTTGAATATCCAAAATACCAATTTTACCCCTCACTTCTACCCCATGAAAACCTAGAACCTTCTTGATTAGGCTTTTACGCACATTAATTGACACCAACCCAAAGTATTTATCTTCTCTTAATTAAGTAGTTTTAGGTTTGCCTTTTTTTCGCCTTATATTTTGTAACAATTATAATACAATATTCACGTATTAAGAGGCCCAGCACAAGCGTAGGGGAACACAAACATATACCCTAAAAAAACCAAGTCTTCTGGAATTTGCGAGAGTTTGAGAGAAacccaaaaattattttgttaattcTGAATTGATGATTACAATAGCAGCCATAAGTTTAAATAGAATTAGCTCAGCTTTCAGAAGCTCAAAAGAGTCTTAAAGAATACGAAAAAATTTTAAGAAGTGTATATAATAAATCAGACGTTAAACGAAAAGCCTGATTTCTATTACAAATTTTAGAATGCAGTTTAGAAGTTTAAACTCTAAATTAATCTAACGTATGAAAGGAAAATTTTGAACTCGAACATAACAAAGGGACATGTCGCTCCGCCTGGGGCAAATTGGATATTGGGGGAAGTTTCTCAATCGCTTTCAAAACCAAAACGGTTAAATGTCACCGACACGCAAGCATTACCGGCTGTTATCGGTACATTACCCGTTCCAGCCTTCCGTTTTAAATCTGCAGAAAACGGTTCGTTTTGTGTCACTTTGCGCCCCCTTCGCTCTCAGCACTCcgctctcctctctcctctcaaCTTCTGCTCTCTGCTTCAAACTTCCAACTTACCATTTTACCCTCCGCTGACGCCCTAATTACCCATCCAACCAACATCCCAAAGCAAATTACACACAGCACGCAAGGATAATAATCTTCCATTTCGACGGAATTCAGCTGAACCCGTCGTTTTGGAGCTCGAAATCGAACCGGCGGAGCTCGAATTCGAAGCTATCGATGGCAATGTCGGTGGCCAGTAAGCTTCAATCTCCGACTTGCGAGCCACGAGCCGTACTCGGTCCCGGCGGGAACAGAGTTAGGGTTTTGGAGGGCCCGAAACGCAAAGACGACGGCGCGAAGAAGCCGCCGCAGCAGACACCGAGGCCGAGAAAACCTGTACCTGAATTGCCGGAACCGGTGGTGCGGAGCGACGTTTCGGTGGACAGCACGTGCTCTTCGGACACGTCGTCGAGCGGTTACTCTGCGAAGACGGCGAGCCCTGGAAAGATTGTGAGGCGTAAGAGCTTGAGGCCGGCGAAGGTTGCTTCCGACGATGCCGAGGTGGCCAAGCCCGCCGGTCCGCTGAAACGGTGCGATTGGATTACACCTCACGCTGGTAAATTTGCTGTGCTCTTTTTAGTAGTTTATCTGGTGTTTGGCTGCCTAGAAAATTGAtaagaaaaagagggaaattTGGAATGTTAGTTAGGAAAATTTGCCTAAATTTAGGGAAGAACTTTAAGCTCTTTTCATTTGCCAAAGATTTATTAGAATCGCTTATAACATGCATATAGTTGAGTTGAGAATTAAGAATGATAAGAATCACCATTGATTTATGTAATTCAGTTTGGGTGACCAGAATTTCATTAGGGATGGACACACGTTGATGCCTTAGAAGTTGAGATATTGCAACATTTTGTTCAATTTCGATTGATTTGCTCGCTTTAATTCACGTTATGCTTTGCTTTAACAGATCCGATTTATACTTGTTTCCACGACGAAGAATGGGGGGTTCCAGTGTATGACGATAAGAAGCTGTTTGAACTGCTTGTCCTTTCACAAGCTCTCGCGGAACTCAGCTGGCCGGAAATACTACGCAAGAGAGATATATTCAGGTATGCTTGTTTCACAAGAATCAGAACTGCCATGGTTCATTTCATTTAAGCGTTTCGGATAAAGTAATGTCAGTGTTTGAGATTATACTTTTATGCTGGTTTCATCCCTTGGCAGGAAACTTTTTGACAATTTTGATCCGTCCTCCATTGCAAAGTTTGATGAGAAGAAATTGCTGTCTCTCAAAGTGCTGTCCGAACAAAAGCTTCGTGCAATTGACGAGAATGCCAAACAAATGCTCAAGGTAATCACCATTCAGTCAATGCACCTTGCGCCATTGCTTAAGCTCACATTCATAAGGTGATTTTGCCGGTGAATTCCTTCTGAAATATTGGTTTCCATGTGATTCACTCGTTTTACAGGTTCAGCAGGAGTTTGGTTCCTTCAGTAACTACTGCTGGAGCTTTGTGAACCACAAGCCCGTAAGAAATGGATTCCGTTATGCACGTCAAGTGCCGGTGAAGTCCCCAAAAGCTGAAGCCATAAGCAAAGATTTGATGAAGAGAGGCTTCCGCTGTGTCGGGCCTACTGTCATTTACTCATTTATGCAAGTGGCGGGGATTGTGAACGATCATCTCGCAACATGCTACCGGTTCAAGGAATGCAACGCAAATGCCAAAGCAGACTCAAAACATAAGATTGAGAAGAAGACAGGAGAAGATGACACTAAACTAACCGAAGCTATGAAGATCGGAGACCAGAAATGACCGAATTGACCGAGCCAAACTTCGCTAATCGCACGACATCTACATAATTTAGAAGTTACTGTAAGAAGGTGAAAAATCAGATGTTTTCTAGTAGTTTTTGCATGCTTTTATCATGTCTGTGTCATTAAACTAACTAGGTAAGAATGTTATGCTTGCACAGTTGTATCTAAAAACTTCTCATCCTTTGTAATTTGCTCTTCATTTAGTGTCCTGTAATAAATATCCACTATTGTTTTGGTGTATTGCTTTCAATATTTTGCTCTCAAGGGAAATTTTCGAGGCGTTACCCACACCCGGCTATGCTACGAAGGCGTCCCAAATGAATAACGCGATGTCATGTGTTTTCACGTTACCACACGACGTTGCGTGGTGTATACCTGATCTTTATAACATTGCAATACTTGATTCGAAATTACGTTTTGGAAAATAtttctacaaaaaataaattaacagtacatttgaaaaagaaaaacgatACACAACAACAATACCAATATCTAAATTAAATCATCTCAAACAAATTCGAATGGAAAaactaagaaataaaataacttCAGATCTTACAAACAACAAGTATGGTTCGAAATATGCAGATTGACCCAGAAAGGGTTGTGGCAGATCACCAACCTCTTTTCTCCTCATCATCTTTCATAACTCAGTAGCTCACACTACTAATCCAATCCCGAATTCGGGATTGGATTAAATCCGAGCCTTACCATTCCCAAGCGTGAGCTCCAAGTCATCCAATCCCACCTCGTGAATCTTCTCTCCGATCCACGGCTTTACGTCCGGGATTTGATCCGCGGGAATATTCTGCTGAGGGAAAGCAGGCTTCACAAGATTGAAGGTCGGAGAGGCTGGCATTGCTGACAGCGAAGGAGCAAATCTCTGGAAGCAAACCCATTGTCCGGAATCGACGGTGGACGCATCGGACTCGTCGCACTCGGGGATAGTGGCAGCTGTAGGATGAGGATGGTGTTGGCGGGTCGGGCTCGCTGGAGCGGAGACGGCGTAAAACGGGTAATCGAAGGAGGCCATGGACTGTTTGGCAATGGTGTCCCAGTTAGGAATTGGGTTGGGGCGTCTGGAGGTCGGGGAGGAGAGCGGCGGGGTTACAGGGGCACTGTTGGAAATTCGCAGGGGAGGAAGAGATGGGGGGATTGCAGAGCGGAGATAGTGAATTGGATTGGATGAATTAATGACGGGATCGAAGCGGGTGGGACTGGGATAGGACGAAGACGACGGACTGACTTGGTAGGACGGGATTGGACTCGGATTTAGCGACGAGTACGGGCTGATCTTGGTTGATGCGGCCGGCGTATCAGTTTGAATCGGCTTTAAACCCTGTacaacaacaaacacaatcCAATTAATTGAATTTATCACAATTTTCTACGGATCTAAGCTACAAGAAATagaaattattaattaactATAAATTAAATAAGGATTTGGGATAATTAAAGTACGGCGACCTTCCGGTAGGTGGTGCCGTCGTCCTCGACGTTCCAGCCGGCCTGGAGGCAGAGAGCTTTAAGGACCTCGTTGTTGTCGCAGTGCTTGGGCAAATTGAAGTCTCCCTGAGCTCGGAGGCCGGCGAATATCTTCGCCGCGATGGCTCTCCTCCTCCGCTCTCTCCTCCGGTTGTTCTCCCTCTCCCGCCACGACGGCTTCCTCCGCGCCGTCGTCGCCGCTGAAGTCGCCCCATCCGACGTCATTCTTCGAACCAATTAGCTCCCTCTACCTCTCTCTCGGCCGCAGAGATTGTAAATGGTCGAGCTCAGGTGCGTCGCAGGGGATTTAAACCCGGCAGAATCACGAGGAATGCGCTTTCGCTTTTTCGCTGGTTTGTGTGGAAGAATCTCTCTCTTCtacttctctctcctctcagtGTTAGCCGAAACAAAAAAGAAGCCGAGAAATGATACCACGCATTGCGGGTGCACTGAAAGGCCTTGAGGTCGGCGTTTTTTATTCGTTGCACTCATAGTCGTTTCGCGATAACTAATCAAGGACCGTTAGATTAGGATCGTGGTATATATACGATCAGTGATTGAAGACCTATCTTTTGCATGGTGTTTCTGAGCGCAGGTGAGCCTCCTTTGCGAGTGTGTGAGAGAGAAACGCTTTTCGCCGCGTGGATTTTGATTATATAACTGTTTTTCCCGATGAAGTAATAATTCTCCCGCGGGTCCGGCCGTTTCAATGGGACCCACGTTTCTGGTTGGGTTTTTCTACTTTGAACGAGCATTCTCTCCGGATGTCGTAAATTTTTCAATTACATTCGTTCATCGTAAATTGTATGATCAATTTTTGTTATGTAGTGTTTATATTtaactttaaataaaaagatttacaatgattttttattacacgatatacgataaacggatgtgATTAAAAGAT encodes the following:
- the LOC137718519 gene encoding uncharacterized protein encodes the protein MAMSVASKLQSPTCEPRAVLGPGGNRVRVLEGPKRKDDGAKKPPQQTPRPRKPVPELPEPVVRSDVSVDSTCSSDTSSSGYSAKTASPGKIVRRKSLRPAKVASDDAEVAKPAGPLKRCDWITPHADPIYTCFHDEEWGVPVYDDKKLFELLVLSQALAELSWPEILRKRDIFRKLFDNFDPSSIAKFDEKKLLSLKVLSEQKLRAIDENAKQMLKVQQEFGSFSNYCWSFVNHKPVRNGFRYARQVPVKSPKAEAISKDLMKRGFRCVGPTVIYSFMQVAGIVNDHLATCYRFKECNANAKADSKHKIEKKTGEDDTKLTEAMKIGDQK
- the LOC137718236 gene encoding protein BRASSINAZOLE-RESISTANT 1 yields the protein MTSDGATSAATTARRKPSWRERENNRRRERRRRAIAAKIFAGLRAQGDFNLPKHCDNNEVLKALCLQAGWNVEDDGTTYRKGLKPIQTDTPAASTKISPYSSLNPSPIPSYQVSPSSSSYPSPTRFDPVINSSNPIHYLRSAIPPSLPPLRISNSAPVTPPLSSPTSRRPNPIPNWDTIAKQSMASFDYPFYAVSAPASPTRQHHPHPTAATIPECDESDASTVDSGQWVCFQRFAPSLSAMPASPTFNLVKPAFPQQNIPADQIPDVKPWIGEKIHEVGLDDLELTLGNGKARI